One region of Callithrix jacchus isolate 240 chromosome 16, calJac240_pri, whole genome shotgun sequence genomic DNA includes:
- the NPBWR1 gene encoding neuropeptides B/W receptor type 1, translating to MDNASFSEPWPANASCPGPTLGCSNASSLAQLPAPLAVAVPVVYAVICAVGLAGNSAVLYVLLRAPRMKTVTNLFILNLAIADELFTLVLPINIADFLLRQWPFGELMCKLIVAIDQYNTFSSLYFLTVMSADRYLVVMATAESRRVSGRTYGAARAVSLAVWGLVTLVVLPFAVFARLDDEQGRRQCVLIFPQPEAFWWRASRLYTFVLGFAIPVSTICVLYTTLLCRLHAMRLDSHAKALERAKKRVTFLVVAILAVCLLCWTPYHVSTVVALTTDLPQTPLVIAISYFITSLSYANSCLNPFLYAFLDGSFRRNLRQLIRCRSTS from the coding sequence ATGGACAACGCCTCGTTCTCTGAGCCCTGGCCCGCCAACGCATCGTGCCCGGGTCCCACGCTGGGCTGCTCCAACGCGTCGAGTCTGGCCCAGCTGCCGGCGCCGCTGGCGGTGGCCGTGCCAGTCGTGTACGCGGTGATCTGCGCCGTGGGGCTGGCAGGCAACTCCGCGGTGCTGTACGTGCTGCTGCGGGCGCCCCGCATGAAGACCGTCACCAACCTGTTCATCCTCAACCTGGCCATCGCCGACGAGCTCTTCACGCTGGTGCTGCCCATCAACATCGCCGACTTCCTGCTGCGGCAGTGGCCCTTCGGGGAGCTCATGTGCAAGCTCATCGTGGCCATCGACCAGTACAACACCTTCTCCAGCCTCTACTTCCTCACCGTCATGAGCGCCGACCGCTACCTGGTGGTGATGGCCACCGCGGAGTCACGCCGGGTGTCCGGCCGCACCTACGGCGCCGCGCGCGCGGTCAGCCTGGCCGTGTGGGGGCTCGTGACTCTCGTCGTCCTGCCCTTCGCTGTCTTCGCCCGGCTCGACGACGAGCAGGGCCGGCGCCAGTGCGTGCTGATCTTCCCGCAGCCCGAGGCCTTCTGGTGGCGCGCGAGCCGCCTCTATACGTTCGTGCTGGGCTTCGCCATCCCGGTGTCCACTATCTGCGTCCTCTACACCACCCTGCTGTGCCGGCTGCACGCCATGCGGCTGGACAGCCACGCCAAGGCCCTGGAGCGCGCCAAGAAGCGGGTGACCTTCCTGGTGGTGGCGATCCTGGCCGTGTGTCTCCTCTGCTGGACGCCCTACCACGTGAGCACGGTGGTGGCGCTCACCACCGACCTCCCGCAGACGCCGCTCGTCATCGCCATCTCCTACTTCATCACCAGCCTGAGCTACGCCAACAGCTGCCTCAACCCCTTCCTCTACGCCTTCCTGGACGGCAGCTTCCGCAGGAACCTCCGCCAGCTGATAAGGTGCCGCTCGACCTCCTGA